The genomic region GGTTCGGCAGGTAGATCATCACCACGTCACCGCGGCCGACGCCGAGCGACCGCAGCGCCCCGGCGAACCGGGCGACCATGGTGGCCAGCTCGGCGTACGTCAGTGTGCGCGCGTGTTCGCCGCCCTCGTACGTGATGATCGCCGGGTGGTCCGGGCGGTCGCGCGCCGCCGCGGCGAGGTCGTCGAGGAACGTCTCCGACCGCCACCAGCCCGCCGCGACGTACTCCTCGGCCTGTCGCTTGTCGACAGGTGCCAATGAATCCCACATGTTCGGTCGCCTCCCGGCCATGCCCCGTCACGTCCACATGAGATGTGTCTGCCGGGCAAGCTACCACCCCCAACCGCCGCTGTCGCCTCCGCGAAAATCGCGGTTACGCACAGCAAACCCGCAGCTAGCCGCCCTCATCCAGTGACCTTGACAAATGATCAGACATGGACGACTCTCACCAGAGTCATAGATGCCTGTCGGGGTGCGCGGAAGCGTGGAGGTGTCATGCGGATAGGTGTTCTGGCATGGGATCACGGCGAGGAGGACGACGACTCGCCTGTCATCGCCGAGCTGGGCCGCGAGCGCGGTCACGACACATCCCTGTTCACCGTCGAGGAGATCGCCGTCGCGGCGGCCCCGGGCGGCGGCCCGGAGGTCATGTTCAACGGCGAGCTGGGGCGCTCCTTCGACGCGGTCATCTCGCGGGCGCAACTGCACGGCGACTGGCGTGACCGCGTGGAGCGGCTGATGCTCGCCAGCAACATCCCCGGGGTGACGATGTTCGACCCGGTCGAGGTGTGGCAGGCCGCCTACAGCAAGTTCCGGATGATGCAGGTGCTCGCCGACGCGGGCCTGCCCGTGCCGCCCACCCGGGCCTGCCGGACGCCCGCCGACGTCGAGGCGGCGAGCCGCGAGTGGGGCACAGTCGTGGTGAAACCGTCGTACGGTCGCGCCGGCATCGACGTGGAGCGGATCGCCGACGTCGCCGACGAGCTGCCGCTGATCGAGACGCTGCTGGCCCGCTACGGGGTCCTGGTGTGCCAGCCCTACTACCCCACCCAGTACGGCGAGTACCGGCTGACCGTGTCCGGCGACACGATGCCGATGAACATGGTGAAGTATCCGGCCGTCGGGCAGTGGAAGACCCGGACCCTGCTGGGGGCGAGCTTCGAGCGGGTGGACATCCCGCCGGAGTTGGCGGACATCTCGATCCGGGCCACCCGGGCGATGGGGATCACCCTGTCCGGGCTGGACATCCTGCCTACCGAGGACGGTTACGTGATCCTGGAGTGCAACGCGATCCCCGGCAACCTCAACATCCTCGGCAAGGAGTCCCAGCGGCTCGCCTTCGAGGCGATGTACGAGTGGGTCGAGGCCCGCACTCCCTGCTGACCCGGCGATCCGGTCTTCCTACCTGCCCCCGCTACGGACGGAGTGTCGATGCAGCATGCCCTGGCCGACTACGACCTGACCGAGCACGGCCCCGGTGAGCAGTTCGCCCGCGCGGTGCTCGCCTCCGACGGTGGTGACGTCGACGTGCCGATCGCCGCGTCCCTGCCCACCCTGTTTCCGCTTGCCAAGCACCGACCCCGCTACACGGTGCGGCACCTGCTCAAGAGCGCGACGGTGACCGAGGAGCCGGTCACCTACGTCAGTGAGGCCCCGACCCCGGGCACCCCGGAGATCGCCGGCACCAGTTACGAGACCAGCCCCGAGGCGACCTTCGTGCCCCGGCTTGTGGAGACGAAGCTGACCGAGGTGACCGCCGGGGTGGCCGTCCCGCCGGATCTGTTGCGGGACCCGACGCTGCTGGCCGGTTTCGTGGACTACCGGGTGCTGGTGCGGCTGGGCACCATCGAGAACGAGGTGCTGCTGCACGGCAGCGCCGACTCGGTGATCCCCGGCCTGATCGGCCTGCCCGGCGCCCGGCGGCGGGCCGCGCCCGGCGAACTGACCGCCGAGGTGATCACCGCCGCCGGCGAGGTCGAGGAGATGGGCGGGTCGTGCGACGCGATCGTGGCCCACCCCAACCGCTACTGGGACCTGCTGGGCAGCGGGATGCTGGCCCGACTCGGCGAAGTGGGGATCCGGGTCAGCCGCACCCGGATGATCGCGCCGGACCAGGTGCTGCTTGGTGACTTCCGGGCGGCGGTCACGCTGCTGGAGTCCGGCACCTCGCAGGTGAGCCTGTGCCGGGGCGCGGGCCCGGACGGGTCCGACGTGATCACCGCGGGCCTGCGGCTGGGCCTGGCCGTGCACCTGCCGCAGCACTTCCTGCTGTTGGACCTGCGATGACGCTGGGCCTGCGATGACTGTGGGCCTGCGATGAAGGTGGTCTACCTGACCGGCTGGAACCGCAGCGGCTCGACAGTGCTGGGCAACCTGCTGGGTGAGCTGCCCCGGGTGGTGCACGTCGGTGAGCTGTACTACCTGTGGCGCAACGGCGTCCTGCGCATCGGCACCAACACGTCCTGTGGCTGCGGCGAGACGCTCACCGACTGTCCGTTGTGGAGTCGAGTCGTCGACCGGGTCGGCGGGCCGGACCCGGCGCGGGCGGCCCGCCGGATCGTGGCCGAGCAGCGGCGCCACGTGCGGGTTCGGCACACCGGCGCGCGGCTGGCCGAGGTCGCGGGGCGTCGGCCACGGCCCGCCGGGGTGACCGAGGTGGCCCGACGGATGATCGGGACGTACCGGGCGGTGGCCGAGGAGACCGGCGCCGAGGTGATCGTCGACGGCTCGAAGTACCCGGCCGAGGCGGCGGTGCTGCTCGGCGACGCCGGGTTGGACCTGCGGGTGCTGCACCTGGTCCGCGACCCGCGCGCGGTGGCCCACTCGTTCGCCCGCCCCAAGCAGTACCTGCCGCAGATGAGCGCGGCCCGCAGCACCGGGATGTGGACCGCGATAAACGTGGCGTCGGACCGGATCGGCCGGGCCGCCCCGGAGCGCTACCTGCGGCTGCGCTACGAGGACTTCGCCTCATCCCCGTACGAGGTGCTGGGCCGGGTGCTGCGCTGGGCCGACCTGCCCGGCGAGCCGCCCGTCGGGCCGGACGGGCGGGCCGTGCTGGGCGTCAACCACACGGTGACCGGCAACCCGGACCGACTGCGGCGGGGGCCGACGACGATCCGGCCCGACCTGGCGTGGCGCGACGCGTTACCGGCCCGCGCCGCGGCGGTCGCCACCACGCTCGCCGCGCCGGTGCTGCGCCGGTACGGCTATCCGTTACGACCCTGAGGGAGTGGTTGGTATGGATCTCGGTATCGCGGGACGGGTGGCGCTCGTCGCCGGCGCCAGCAGCGGCCTCGGTCGGGCCACGGCCCGCGCGCTCGCGGCCGAGGGCTGCGCCCTGTCGGTGGGGGCACGTAACCCGGAACGGCTCGCCGAGGCCGCCGACGAGCTACGCGCCGCCGGCGCCCCGGACGTGCTGGCCCGGCCGGTGGACATCACCGACGAGCAGGGGGTGGCCGGCTGGGTCGCCGACACCGTGGCGCACTTCGGCGCGCTGCACATCGTGGTCGCCAACGGCGGCGAGGTGCCCGGAGGCCCGGTCGACAGCTTCGGGCTGGACGCGTACCGGCAGGCGCTGGACGCCGCCTTCCTGCCACACGTGGGCCTGACCCTGGCGGCCCTGCCGCACCTGCGCGCGGCCGGCTGGGGCCGCGTCCTCATCGTCGCCTCGGAGACGGTCCGCCAGCCGATCCCGGAGTACGGGCTCTCCGCCGCCGCCCGGCCGGGCCTGCTGGGCTTCACCCGCGCCCTCGTGCAGGCGCTCGGGCCGGGCGACATCACGGTGAACGTGCTGGCCCCCGGCTACCACGACACCGAGGGCGTACGCGCCGACTACGGTTCAGCGGCCGACGCCCGGCTCGCGGAGATCGGCGCGGGCATCCCGCTGGGCCGGGTGGGTCGGGCCGGGGACTTCGGCGCGGTGGCCGCCTTCCTGGCCAGCGAGGCCGCCTCGTTCATCACCGGCACCTGCCTGCTTGTCGACGGCGGACGGACCCGCGGCCTCGGCTGACCCGCCCGGGGCGTACGCGTCCATGGCGTGCAACGACCTGCCGCGCAGCGCCACGGCGACGAGCAGCAGGTACGCGCCACCGAAGGCGGCAAGCGTGGGGACGAGCCCGGCGGTCCCGACGGACCAGCCGGCCAGCAGCACCGACAGCGGGGCGCCGCTGAGCGCGACGGCGCTGCCCAGCCCGAAGACCCGACCCCGGGCCTCCTCCGGCACGTGTTCGAGGGTGACTGTGGTGAGCAGCGGGTTGAGCGGGCCGGCGGCCAGGCCGAGTAGCAGGCAGATGCCGATCAGCACGGCCGGTGGCGGGGTGGCCGCGATGGACAGCCGCAGCGCGCCGATGACCACGAAACAGCCCAGCATCGTGCGCCGCCGGCTGGCCAGCAGGCGGCGACTGGCCGGGGCGTACAGGAAGGTGCCGAGCACGGCTCCGCAGCCGGACGCGGCGATCAGCCAGCCCAGGTACCGCCCGTCGTGCAGCACGTCGTGCGCGTAGACGGGCAGCAGCACGGGTGTGAACGCCGCGTCCAGCAGGTTGGTGACGAAGACGAAGGCGGTCATCGCGGCGATCACCGGCATCCGTCGTACCAGCGTTGCGCCCTCGAGAAGTTGCCGCGCGAAGCCGGCGCGGCCGGTCGTCGGCGCGACGGCCAGCGCGGGCACCCCGACGGTGACAAGCAGCGCGGCGAGCAGCAGGCCGGCCGCGTCGACGTACAGGCCGACGGCCGCGCCCAGGGCGGCGACCAGCAGCGCGGCGAGGGGCGCGCCGACCACCAGGCCGAGCCGGGGTGCGGCCTGGTACCACGAGTTGGCGGTCTCCAGCCGTACGCCGGCCGCGGCGGCGACCGGCCGGATCAGGCTCACCCGGGCCGCGTTCGCCGGTGTGGCGACCAGGCTGCGGGCGAACAGCAGCGCCAGCAGGGCGGGCATCGGCAGTCCGACGGTGGCGTCCAGCACCGGGACCAGGGCGGTGAGCAGGCCGGCGAGCGCGTCGGAGAGCACGCTGACGCGACGGCCACCGAGCCTGTCGATCCACACCCCGCCGACCGCGCCCGCGAAGATCAGCGGGAGGGTCCCGGCGAAGCCGGCGAGGCCGGTGGCCGCCGCGCTGTCCGTGCGCGCCAGCACGTACAGCGGCACGGTGACCACGGTGACCGCGTTGCCGAAGGACGACAGGTAGTGCGCGCTCAGCAGCGCCACCAGGCTCCGGCGTTCACCCGCGCCGCTCATCGCAGCGCCGCCACCGCCCGGTCCACCACCGCGGCGGCGGTCACTCCGGCCCGTTCCAGCAGGTACCGCTGGTCGCCGGCGACGGCCACGAACCCGTCCGGCACCGCCACCCGCAGCACGCGCGTGGGCCGGCGTTCGGCGAGCGCCTCCGCGACGGCGGACCCCAGCCCGCCGCTGGGCCAGTGCTCCTCCACGGTGACCACCACCGGACGCCCGGTCGCCCGGACCGCCGCGTCGAGCGTCTCCACGTCGAGTGGGCGGATGGTGTGCACGTTGAG from Micromonospora lupini harbors:
- a CDS encoding ATP-grasp domain-containing protein, which produces MRIGVLAWDHGEEDDDSPVIAELGRERGHDTSLFTVEEIAVAAAPGGGPEVMFNGELGRSFDAVISRAQLHGDWRDRVERLMLASNIPGVTMFDPVEVWQAAYSKFRMMQVLADAGLPVPPTRACRTPADVEAASREWGTVVVKPSYGRAGIDVERIADVADELPLIETLLARYGVLVCQPYYPTQYGEYRLTVSGDTMPMNMVKYPAVGQWKTRTLLGASFERVDIPPELADISIRATRAMGITLSGLDILPTEDGYVILECNAIPGNLNILGKESQRLAFEAMYEWVEARTPC
- a CDS encoding family 3 encapsulin nanocompartment shell protein, which encodes MQHALADYDLTEHGPGEQFARAVLASDGGDVDVPIAASLPTLFPLAKHRPRYTVRHLLKSATVTEEPVTYVSEAPTPGTPEIAGTSYETSPEATFVPRLVETKLTEVTAGVAVPPDLLRDPTLLAGFVDYRVLVRLGTIENEVLLHGSADSVIPGLIGLPGARRRAAPGELTAEVITAAGEVEEMGGSCDAIVAHPNRYWDLLGSGMLARLGEVGIRVSRTRMIAPDQVLLGDFRAAVTLLESGTSQVSLCRGAGPDGSDVITAGLRLGLAVHLPQHFLLLDLR
- a CDS encoding sulfotransferase produces the protein MKVVYLTGWNRSGSTVLGNLLGELPRVVHVGELYYLWRNGVLRIGTNTSCGCGETLTDCPLWSRVVDRVGGPDPARAARRIVAEQRRHVRVRHTGARLAEVAGRRPRPAGVTEVARRMIGTYRAVAEETGAEVIVDGSKYPAEAAVLLGDAGLDLRVLHLVRDPRAVAHSFARPKQYLPQMSAARSTGMWTAINVASDRIGRAAPERYLRLRYEDFASSPYEVLGRVLRWADLPGEPPVGPDGRAVLGVNHTVTGNPDRLRRGPTTIRPDLAWRDALPARAAAVATTLAAPVLRRYGYPLRP
- a CDS encoding SDR family NAD(P)-dependent oxidoreductase, whose protein sequence is MDLGIAGRVALVAGASSGLGRATARALAAEGCALSVGARNPERLAEAADELRAAGAPDVLARPVDITDEQGVAGWVADTVAHFGALHIVVANGGEVPGGPVDSFGLDAYRQALDAAFLPHVGLTLAALPHLRAAGWGRVLIVASETVRQPIPEYGLSAAARPGLLGFTRALVQALGPGDITVNVLAPGYHDTEGVRADYGSAADARLAEIGAGIPLGRVGRAGDFGAVAAFLASEAASFITGTCLLVDGGRTRGLG